The nucleotide sequence ACTTATTACCCGGTTTTTCGCCTCTGAACGCAGGGAAAACGTCTCCATGGAAGGAATCCTCCATATCGTCAATGTGGCGGGAAATATGGGGGTTGTTAAGCAGTACGAGCAGGAGATGATTAAAAGCATCTTCCGGCTGAACGATGTCTCCGCCCAGGCAATCATGACCCACCGAACCGAGGTTTTCAGTCTCGAAAAAAACCTTACATTGACCGAGGCTTTTCCGGAAATGATCGAAGAGGGCTTTTCCCGGATTCCCGTTTACGACAAGGACCCTGAAAAGATTGTCGGAGTGGTTCTGTTCAAGGACGCTGCCCGGGAAATCGCCAACGGCAGAGGAAGCATGGCGCTCCAGGAACTTATGCTGGAGCCGATGTTTATTCCTACCATAAAGAAAATCTCCGATATCTACACCGCCTTCAAAGGCGGCAAACTGAACCTTGCGGTGGTCATGGACGAGTACGGCGGACTGGCGGGGATAGTGACCCAGGAGGACGTAATAGAGGAACTTTTCGGAGAGCTCTATGACGAAAACGAAGAGAAAGGCCGGGAGAGAATCCACCATATAAAGGGCAACCGTTACCGCATTAAGGGGGACACATCTCTCAAGCAGATCGAGGACAGCCTGGGAATAGAACTGCCCCATGGAAAGTATGTCCAGACCATTTCCGGCTATATCGCCGAACTGCTGGACAGGCTTCCTCAGCGCAACGAGACAGTGGAAACCGAATGGGGAGAGCTGACCATAGAGGGGATTGTACGCAACCGTATTACCTCGCTGCAGCTTGTCCTGAAAGAGCGGTCAAAGTCAGCAGGAGACGAGAACAAGCACTCATCGGTGGTGTAAGAAACAGGAGGGACCAACCATGCGAATAACCGCTCTTGTTGGCAGCCGGAGAAAAAACGGCAATACAATCATAATTGTTAAAAACCTGCTCAAGACAGCAGAAGCATCCCTTCCCGGGGCCGAAACAGAGATCCTCTACCTTGGGGATTACACTATTGAAGCGTGTACAGGCTGCGAGGGCTGCCGCACAAGCTGGGACTGCGTTATTCAGGATGATTACCCTGCGATTGTCTCCAGCATAGATAAAGCCGACGCCCTGGTTCTCGCCTCTCCCACCTACTGGTACACCGTCTCCTCGGATATGAAGCGCTTTATCGACCGCAGCTACAGCCTGATCCAGTACCCCGTCAGCCGGCATGAGTGGATCAGCAAGTATTCCGGATCAGGCAAGGTATGTGTAACCGTCGCGGTCTGTGAACAGCATGATGAGTCGATGATGGGCAGCACCCTTACACTTCTGAACGATTTTTCCCGGGACCTGGGAATCGAAGTAGTTGCATCCATAAAAGCTCTGGGCCATTTTGAAGCAGGGAGCGTGAAGGGAGATTCAGCTGTCATTGACCAGGCAAAGCAGGCAGGCAGGAAACTGGCAGAAAAACTGGGCCCTGTTTGACTGGGTCGGCAGGGCTTACTGCGAGTCTTCCCCTGTATCAGTAACGTCCCGTGCCTGCTTCTGTTCGTGCCGGAAGACGTCCGAGAAATCAGAATCCCCGCGCTGGATCATTCCGCTGAAACGGGTTTTAAGCAAATTACGAAAAAAAACTCTTGATACGGGAATCAGCAGCAAAAAGCCGATGACATCGGTAATGACACCCGGAGTGATCAGAACAAGACCGGCACCAAAAATCAAGAGGCCATCGATCATATCGTCCGCCGGGAAAATCCCCTGCTGCATAGTGTGCCGGATCTTCATCCAGACCTTGAAGCCCTGCTGCCGTGCGAGGGCCGCCCCCAGGATCCCGGTGCCAAGGACAAGCAGAATGGCCATTCCTGCACCAATCCAGGACCCGATCTTTATCAGCAGATACAGCTCGATAATCGGCAGGAGAGTAAAAAAAGGAAGCAGCCGTATAAACATAATCCACCCCTTCTGCAAATCAGGGTACCCAGGAAGCACATGCAGGGTCAACGACTTTCACAGAAAATCCGGGGTAAAACTGATATTGGAAAACAGGCATATATACTGAAAACAATATGAGAAAACGGTCTGCCCTGATCATTTTTAACAGAAATTAAACATAACTTCATAGGAAATGGTACAAATATACACTACTATCTCGTCATGACCGGCACCAAGCATACCGGCTTTAACCTGGATAAAATAGAAAAGTCACTTACTACATTTCGCAGCCATTTTAGAGAGATAAATGCCCTCCTGCTTATGAGCCGGGAAGATTTTACACCCCTGATCGTATCCCAGCTTATGGAGGCCTATGAGTTTGCAAACCATTTATGGAAGAACAGTATTAATCTTTTTTCTCCCTCCGGTCTTTACCATATGCTTGAACTGAACCATATTGTATTATGCGGTACCGATAAAACCCGGCGGATGGAATACTTTGCCCACCTGCAGGAGACCCGCACAAAATTCCAGAAGAACATAAAATCAATCCTTGAGTGGTACAGAAAAAAATACAAGAAGCATACACCATACCGGCTGGCAGCGGGCTATTACACCCGAGCCCTGAGTCATCCTCAGCTCTTTGTTGAGGGAAACCACCGTACGGAAAACATCATCATAAATTATTATCTTCTGGGAGAGGGCCTGGGCCCCTATGTCATTTCACGGGATACAGCGACCCAGTACCTGAATCTTTCGGGTATGATAAAATTCAGCTATAAGGGGGAGTGGATCAGCGATATGAAGCGCGGCAAATATGAAACGGTATTTGGTGAGTTCCTGCGCCGGTACGGCGAGACTGATTTTCTTTCGGGATAAGAAATGGACTGGTCAGCCTTTCTCTACAATCCGATTCTAACGCTCTTACGGATCCTTGGCGGTCTGGGTATTTTTCTCTACGGCATGCAGACCATGAGCGGAGGGATCCATCAATGGGCGGGCAACCGGCTGCATGGATTCGTGCAGGGACTCACCGCAACCCCCCTGTCCGGTATTCTGACAGGCATGGGTGTTACCACCCTGATCCAGTCTTCATCGGCCACCACAGTTGTGCTTGTTTCCATGGTTAACGCGGGACTGATACCATTACGAAACTCCATTGCGGTAATCATGGGGGCCAATATAGGAACCACCTTTACGGCCTGGGCGGTATCCCTGTTGGGGTTTTCTCTGGACATATCGAGCTTTGCGTTGCCTGCTATTGCACTCAGTCTGCCCTTTCGGTTCAGTAAACGGGAAGCAAACAAGCGTTTCGCCCAAATTCTGCTGGGATTCGGGCTGCTTTTTCTCGGAATAAACGAGATGAAGCTTGGGCTGTCTGTTCTGGACCAGAGTGATGTTATCTCCCGTGTACTGCTTCATTTTCCGGAAACCGGATTATTGTCCCGTTTGATCTTTATTCTCCTTGGAGCAGGCTTGAGCCTGGCCCTGCAGTCATCCAGTGCGGCGATTACCCTGACCCTCACCATGGTCTATCTTGGGCAGCTCCCTTTTTCGCTGGCCGCAGCGATTGTACTCGGCGAGAATATCGGGACCACCCTCACGGCGTACGTTGCCTCTTTGGAGATGTCTGTCGAGGCCAAACGCTGTGCCCGGTCGCATATGCTTTTTAATATCTTCGGTGTCCTCTGGATGTTTTTCCTGGTTGACCCGATGATCCTGTTAGTAGATCTTTGTGTTCCCGGGGCCCTTCTGGAACCTTCAGCGATCACCTTCCATCTCGCAGCCTTTCACACCTTCTTCAATAGTATAAACACTCTTCTTCTTGCCGGATTTATTCCCCGTATAGAGAAACTCGTCTCTTGGCTTGTTCCGGAAAAGGAAACGGATCTCCAAAAACCGGGCAACATACCATGGATACGCGGGAACCTGCCGGATGCCGGGGATGCAAACCTTATCAACGCCCGGGGGGCGGTTATCCGCCTGTCCCGGGAGGTGCGGATAATGGCCGACTATGTTATCAATTATTTTGAACCGAGCCTGACCGACAAGACGGAGCTGGCGTCCCTGATCGAGGAGAAGGAGATCTCCATCGACGGAATGGAAGAATCCATCCTCGCCCACCTGTCGGAATGCGCGCTGCAGCATCTTACCGAAGAGCAGGCCCAGTGGGTGGCCGCCCGTATGCGGATTATCGGAGAATTTGAACGCATCGGTGACGGCCTGGTAACCATCCATAATCTGGCGGAAAAACTGGTTAAGCGAAAAGACGGTATAAGCAGCGAAAAAATAAACCAGTTACTGGAAATTGCCTTTTCGGTCAGGGACTTTCTGGAGTATATATCCACCTTGCTGGACCAGGATGTCGCCGACCAGGAGATGAAACTGGCCCGTACGATGGAAGAGGAGATAAACCAGTTCAGAAGTAAACTGGACAAAACATCCAGAAAGCGAATAAAGTCGGGTGGGAATTTAAAGGGGGAACTTTTATTTATGGAGATTGTCAGGCGCTTTGAGATACTTGGAGACGACTGCATCGTTATTGCAAAAGACCTTTCCCGATAGATGCCATATCTGCATCGAGAGGTATAAGAAATGCCGGAGATTCTTCTATAAAAGCAGAATCCAGCTCCCGATTCCAATACATATCTGGGCAACATAGTATGTTGAAAGAATCAACAATTCGTCATATTTAACAGGACGTATGAATTTATTCCAGGCAATAATACAATCCGAAAGCGCTATCAGCACGGCTCCGCCGACAAGCAGAGGCTGCCCTGTACCAAAGGCCGCCGCAATAACCAGAGCTGTAATAGCGGTGTATCCGCACACCGCCCAAAAAAGTATCGAGTCATC is from Marispirochaeta sp. and encodes:
- a CDS encoding hemolysin family protein, whose amino-acid sequence is MLSSIIILVSLILLSGFFSATETAYTSLSSLQIQHLIERYGRRGRRVKELSGKPDILLTTILIGNNLVNIGASAIATELTIRLFGSQAIGIMTGILTLVILIFSEVTPKRIAIIHNQGIALFTALPIRFLSVALFPFIWIISIISSLITRFFASERRENVSMEGILHIVNVAGNMGVVKQYEQEMIKSIFRLNDVSAQAIMTHRTEVFSLEKNLTLTEAFPEMIEEGFSRIPVYDKDPEKIVGVVLFKDAAREIANGRGSMALQELMLEPMFIPTIKKISDIYTAFKGGKLNLAVVMDEYGGLAGIVTQEDVIEELFGELYDENEEKGRERIHHIKGNRYRIKGDTSLKQIEDSLGIELPHGKYVQTISGYIAELLDRLPQRNETVETEWGELTIEGIVRNRITSLQLVLKERSKSAGDENKHSSVV
- a CDS encoding flavodoxin family protein — its product is MRITALVGSRRKNGNTIIIVKNLLKTAEASLPGAETEILYLGDYTIEACTGCEGCRTSWDCVIQDDYPAIVSSIDKADALVLASPTYWYTVSSDMKRFIDRSYSLIQYPVSRHEWISKYSGSGKVCVTVAVCEQHDESMMGSTLTLLNDFSRDLGIEVVASIKALGHFEAGSVKGDSAVIDQAKQAGRKLAEKLGPV
- a CDS encoding FxsA family protein; the encoded protein is MFIRLLPFFTLLPIIELYLLIKIGSWIGAGMAILLVLGTGILGAALARQQGFKVWMKIRHTMQQGIFPADDMIDGLLIFGAGLVLITPGVITDVIGFLLLIPVSRVFFRNLLKTRFSGMIQRGDSDFSDVFRHEQKQARDVTDTGEDSQ
- a CDS encoding Na/Pi symporter, which translates into the protein MDWSAFLYNPILTLLRILGGLGIFLYGMQTMSGGIHQWAGNRLHGFVQGLTATPLSGILTGMGVTTLIQSSSATTVVLVSMVNAGLIPLRNSIAVIMGANIGTTFTAWAVSLLGFSLDISSFALPAIALSLPFRFSKREANKRFAQILLGFGLLFLGINEMKLGLSVLDQSDVISRVLLHFPETGLLSRLIFILLGAGLSLALQSSSAAITLTLTMVYLGQLPFSLAAAIVLGENIGTTLTAYVASLEMSVEAKRCARSHMLFNIFGVLWMFFLVDPMILLVDLCVPGALLEPSAITFHLAAFHTFFNSINTLLLAGFIPRIEKLVSWLVPEKETDLQKPGNIPWIRGNLPDAGDANLINARGAVIRLSREVRIMADYVINYFEPSLTDKTELASLIEEKEISIDGMEESILAHLSECALQHLTEEQAQWVAARMRIIGEFERIGDGLVTIHNLAEKLVKRKDGISSEKINQLLEIAFSVRDFLEYISTLLDQDVADQEMKLARTMEEEINQFRSKLDKTSRKRIKSGGNLKGELLFMEIVRRFEILGDDCIVIAKDLSR